The genomic stretch TCACTTTACAAAACTCATTGAGAGAGTTTGTCACATTAGCAATAAAGTAATCACAGGCTTGATCAACctcaaaaaaatatgtaaaaacttgTGCAAGGTGATCACTGACATGCTTATTAACTACAATCgttgtataattattatcaagagaagtaaaaatattatccagGCATCTGAGACCTCTAGTAGGCTCAAAAACTGTTCCTTTTATTCCATACATACAACAGAGATTTACAAAGTTTACTGCATTTTTATCATTCATGCCCAGAAAATTCATGTTAAAATCACCACATATAACACATTGCTTATTTAAACGATTTATGTAACTTAATACTTTCTCCATGAtgtcaaagaaaatttcaatattaccaTAACTACGATATACAGTTACTAATAAAAGCTCAACTTCCAAAATTTCGACACATGCAATTTCACAATCTAGCTCCATAGAGAGCCCATTGATGTCATCCATTATTTTAAGACGTGTTGGATCATACCTAGAAAAAATTACTGTACCTCCGTGGATCTTAGAAGTTCGACAACAACTGGTTACATGTTTTAAGTCATTAATTGAGTATGTACATATCTCATGATATTCCATCCAGTGCTCAGTAAggcataaaaaatctaaatttaattcaattgaaatattttccaaaatacttattttattagagAGGCATTGACAATTTTGATGGTAAATtgtgaaatttgatttttcagaaccatttttcaactttacatcatctttatttttcttaatataattagtttgacCATTTATCTTATTTACATTTCCTGACAAGATACTATAACTATCATTACTTAAAGTAGGTGTACTAGTGCTCATGAAATCAGTTGATGTTATATATTGACAGTTGTTTCCAGAAGGCTGTAGTTTTCCAACAGAGATTCGGTTCCTGGAGCAGGCGGCTGGTCTTCCTTCGGTCCCTGAGAACGTTTTATACCCATCTGTGAAGATGCTACTGTCTCAGCTATCATATTAGATAACCATCTCTTACCCTTGTGGTTAAGGTGTTGTCCGTGTCGTGTATGTAACTGTCTCACTGCATTACTTGCTCTAACCAACGAAACATTGCTGAACTGTTTACTGAGTTCCTTAAGACGCTTATTTAGGTTTTTACCACTTCCTTGTTGACGCAGGACCAATTTGCCAAGTCGTATCTAATAGGTAGGTCTACTAAAACTACATTAGTGTCCTTTGTTTCATTAAGAGTTTTATGTAAAATCTCAAGAAAGTTGTCTGCTTCATTTTTTGCCACATCATTACTTCCGCAAACAACAACTAAAGTATCACTTTTACTAAGGTTatcttcttttacatttattactttaagtataTATTCAGTAAGTCCACCAGGTCTTACAAAACCTACTGCCTCATGTGTTCCCTGCACTGCATTCAGATGCCATGCTAAATCACGACCATGGCTATCAGCGCAGATgagtaaatttcttttatcagtaGATTTAGCAACAGAATGAGCAgtgttaattttttcttctacttCGTCAGCCGAATCCTCATCAACACTGTCGTCACCATCCTCAAGTACTTCATAGCGATTGTTTATATCAACTTCTTCATGCACTATTTGATGTTTCAGAAGGCTATGTGtttgaatttttccttttttactttggAAATTCGGTGTAGAGTGTGTTACTGGGCTTAATTGTTTATCCTTCTTGCCTTTTATTAATGGCCAGACAGGTTTCTTAATTACTGAATTGAGTTCGTTAACTTTTTTctctaacattattatattttcctcTTTTTTTAAGACGAAAgacatacaggtgcaaaacctacaaaattgtgtgcaaagccacgggtaactacttgtttaaatatatttctaatacattttaaaaacatgaaatagtgTGAAGAggacaaaattaataaaccaaaatttaacaTTATCCAAAATAGAGCATTAAATGATTTTTACCCGTTTAAAAACTTACACCAAATGGTGAAGTTATGAATTTAAATGGGAATATTAGATCTTTATCTCATATAAACTGACAATAAAGAAAATAGTAATTcactttaaagttataaatagaattaaattaagCGAACTtacagtaaacagtgaacttagAACTAGTCTCCTCTTTTCCCAATTCATTGGACACCTTGCAAGTGTACTTTCCGGAGAGTTCTGTTGTAACTTCTTTGATTATAAGTTTGTAGTTGTCACCCTCCTCAATCCTCGTAAACTCTGTCTTCTTCTCCGTTATCTCAACCTCATTGTGGAACCTACAAAgtcaagttttattttacttggatgtaacttaaaataataaatgtgtaaatatgtaaaaaaattatgaattaaaaaaaataacttttgttgttAAGCAATAACACTTTCAGAACCATAAAAGTTTCCACAATGCCTTCATAATCAGTTACGGTGAAACTTCTCACATACAAAAACACTTACAGAAGTTTACTCTTAGTTACCAACTTTAACTATAGTTTCTCCTTTCTTTATACTTCCATTTATGAACCACCAAAGATGATCGATGTgattattttatacttcttagttcttgatttcatttttgtataattgaacaataaaatttactagAAATATTATGAAAGATCTTGAGATTGGAAAATTTCACTTCTCCATGTTTATACACATGAAATCTCGTAAATGAATTAAGTTTagactttaaagtttgcatgaagaATCCATTTCTATTAGacaacattgagttcaatgacGGTGTATATCCTTCCATGGGATTTGACAGTGTGTTAGGGAAGTCTAACTTTCtacaggatatctcaagaacaaaatgAACTATAGCCTTAGAATTTTGCACTTTGGTACCACTCACACACATACAATGACAACtgaattattgaattgtttttaacTTATACCTTTCTTCCAGTCCTTTGACATACATAGCATGTATAAACTAAATGgtttagatattttgaattttatgtgaatggtaaaaattaaaatttgaatgcaagttaaaatttaaaaccaacataCATGGCCATTATTATACTCATGTGTAAATTACTAAAGTTGAACTCTTTTGATCTTCATACCTAAAGTAAAAAGCTGAGTCTTTATAACAATAACCTGTCATTTTCTAAAACCCAGAAGACATAAAGATGCTTAGTAGACTATATTATAGTTTACATTATATTCCAGAGTCagtttattttgtagtaaataatattgCTTAGCACTAGTAAATAATATTGCTTAGCTCATACCTACATTtcatgttatttttgtaaaaccttaTGCTTGTACATTTTTTGAACTAACACAAAATGAGTATTTGAAAATGAATGCTACCCACCATTTGACGTTGGGCTTGGGGAACGCTTCGATGTTTACTGTGAACTCTACGTTAGTGTCTCCCTCATTAGCCTTCTGGTCAGTCAGCTTTGTGCGGAACTGTGGACAGCACCTCACGAACATCTCTCCCTCATCTTTGTTGCTGCCGTAGATGTTGCTGATCTCACATGAGTACTTTCCTGCCATTACATAtgtttacattaacataaatggataaaagaaataaaattggatACTAGAGAAATAATCAAACAGGCCAATACAGATACAAAGTATTTATAGAAGTAAAAACAAAGCAACGTGAATCAACTATTTTGATGAGGTAACAAGAACGTAGCAAGTTCATAGAATAGTATCATCAACAAATAacacttattttaacattatttaggaAAGTTCTTTATCAAAAGATAAGGAATAAGTTAATCATTGTTGTACCAGTGTCTTTCCGGTTGATTTTGTGGACCACCAATGTCTTGGTCTCTCCATCTTCGCTGATCTGGATATGACCTCCATCATGTTTCAGCTCCTTGCCATCCTTAAACCTGTAACAGATTTAAGTGTTTGGTTGACTTTAGCAAACAGAAATGGTTAATAAGAAAaagttgttataattaaataaagtatgcAAGTGGTTTCCTTGTTCAAAAGAAATTGAATTGTTGTTGATGTCAAAAATACTTGCTGTCACATTAAGGTAttgataaaaaagtataaataaataaaaaatatgattgttgTTAAAAATCAATGGCAAATCTTCAAAGAGattaatatgaatatatgaaACAGTTTAAGCTAAATTTAGCAAAATTTGTCAAATAGTgtatggaaattaaaaattaggaaatGGAAATGAGCTTCACTGAAATTAGTgtcacaatacattttttaagattataaaaaattatattagaccatagaaccttaaaaattaaatacaagaaaaaagttGAAACTTCTGTaccaaaaagattttaaatgaacagaCAGAACCTTCCCATGTGACACAACTGAGTGCAGTTTACTCAGGACTATTTGTTTGTCAAGTGCTAGAAATACATACTATTTAAGCTCCATCCAGCACAAACTTACACCAagatgtgtattttttacattttatatttcttcagTAATAATTGATTATTATGCTATTTACTGAAAATCTTCGCTATTGTATGTTTTGAATTCAGTGCTTTCAGATgtttatgttttgaatttttactctGCCTTGACTGTAAACTCATATTTTAgaactttttgtttatttgctaAAGAGAATAGATACAATATCTAAAACAAATTCAGTTACTCATATATAAGACAATAACAATTATGCTTATAACAAATgcgttaaaacataattttataactattttgtatTGGGGATTATTTAGTTATAGGCACCGTTTTGAGTGAATTGTCTCTCAAACTGAGCTACAACTCCATTGAATAAGCTGGAATGTTTTTTATGGTAGAATGGTTTGTAATGATTCAGCTGTGTGATATTTTTCATATACTTCTTTTAATCAGTATAACACCATACATCCACAATGTGATCTTTTTACCATTTCCAAATAGTTGAAGAAGATTATTTGTAGATTCAAGTACgtgcaattaatattaaattaatattcaaaaagtctAAAACTTGGTGTTGATTTCTCCAAGGGATGCTACAAACTAAAATCAGTGTAACTACTAACCACTTGACGGTGGGGGCGGGGTCACCGCGAGCCTTGACTTGGAATGTGACCGTGTCGTTTTCGCTGACCTCCAGGTGTTTAGTCATGGTCTTGACGAACTCCGGGGGGCTGTGCACCTCCACTTTACAGAACTCGGAGGTTTGACTCAGCTCATTGGTGGCAACAACAGAGTACGAGCCTGTGTCGTCCAGAGTCGCCTTGTCAATCACCAGCTCGTACGTGCCAGTCACCTCGTTGTATGTCTTCACACGCTCACTGTTCTTCTGTATCACCTTGCCGTCCTTGTACCTGAGGAACAAACCTCAGTTGGTTACTCAAGttcaagtgatatttttatttggtgtaaaacaaaattttatttatatagtttatattatttctataatataaagaaatatatgtataataagaTTATAAGCCTTGTGGTCATTATAATCCAGGTCAATGGaacctgatatatatataatttttggaattatgtgttcaaaataatgaaaataggCACCagaaaactcaaaaattaaaaatagagattctgaacataaaaatgtattgggaaaattattaacatttgttagTTAGGTATAATCATCCCTTCAGACCCAGGTGATGAGTTTACTATGCAGTAAATATGATCATAACCTCCAAATCATCACCTTGGGCTCATAAGGTTGAAATTTGTTCAGTTACCAGAACCATAAAAATTAAGACATCCACTTTATTATTATCTTCCTGATATAATCTCTAGAATCTTCTGAAGAATTGCACACTACCTgagtaaataaacaatacaaacaatCTATACATTCTTGGTTTGGGAAAGTATGGGCAATATAGACAAAGTACTGTGATAAAGAAAGTTAAGCAATTTAGGTACACTGATATCAAATTTAATCAGTTTAAACTGTCAAAATAACTGCCAACAAGACATTACAGTGCAATACTTACATCTGAATTAGGTACAAagattttagataaaaatataaagtaaatacatattGATAAGTATCttaggaaaaatttaattactttgataAAATTAGACAAGATCACACGGCtttaaaaaaacatgattaaattaataaatattatagtttcacAATAtgaaataagtttgaaaaataattaaatataaagcataaaaaattaaaacaggatTGTAGAAAGTTGATTATATTAGTAAGGATTGTGTATTATACTTTTGTGtgataatttagaaatttgtttatctaagtgattgatttaatttagtttatatatttatcaaatgttttctaaattattgtgATCTACAATGATAAGAGCATATAAGACTGCCACAAACTGCAATATCAACCAATGATTTTATATCCAGCTTTCAACATGAATAAATCTCAATTATCTCTGTTGATAAAATCCAAGAAATGATTATGGAGTAATTATTATCTACTGAAATAGATTCCACTGGAAAATGAATGTTTAGAAACTTACCATGTCACGTCTGGTTGAGGACATCCTTCCACCTCCACTCTAAGTTTTATTTCAGCTGATGCCATGCACGACACATCCGTCATCTTCGTCTTGAACTTTGGCGGAgctgaaacatttaatttttcctaaataatagtttatgttGCCTTGAACAAAGTTACTAATACTTAAACAATACTGCTGTATTATGGGATACCATAATGGCACTTACGAAATTGAtgcttcaataaaattttattaatatatctgGTCATCCAAGGAAATCTATTTGATTTTTTCCCTGATTCCATGATATGACAAAATTAGATTGCACATCAAGGTATGATTCTATCTTAGTGTGGTCAAAGCATTATTTCTCAACAgcacttaaatatttttgtggaaAAGGTGAAATATACCATTCTTACACCTGCAGCCACACCACAGTTTCTcttttcgttaaaaaatatatgtagaaccatttgtattaacaatagaatagatgtaaacaatttgaattgAACAAATTGAACACAAATTTATTGTGTGTGTTGTAGTGAAAAGTTTAATAGTTCATATTTTCCTCAACTACCTTGTCATGTGAAAGACAGAGAAAGACTAACGATGGCTTACAATTTCAGTGGAAGTCCTTTCTTAATTTACCTTTCACAGTGAGATGGACCACATCAGTGTCCTCCCCAAGATCGTTGACTGCTTGGATCTTGTAGTCTCCAGCATCTTCTGATTGGACATTCTTGATGACCAAGCTCATCGACTCCTCCTCATCATGCAAGAACTTGAATCTACCACCAGCCTCTATTTCCTTGCCGTCATGGGTCCTACACAACACAAAAAACACCTTCTAGAATATGTGTTATTTTGAGAATAACAGTGATTTGGCCAAAAATCTACCACAAAAGCCAGTCTAAAAACATACCATGgtcaataaaaaatgtgtattgatttttatcattattacaaaGGTATTTAAGATAGGTGACGTAAATATTTGAGATCAAGGTGCGATTTGAGGTGTCAGAACCTTACAGAGAAATTCTTTCATAGTTGGCTGGATGGTTTAATAAGTGTTTGTGCTAGGTTGTGTGTGTAATGTTTTGCCAAAGCTTGGATCGGTAACAAATTGCCTGTGGTAACTGGGAAGCATAGTGTTTTCCAGTTGAAAATCTTTTATATCCATCCATTCTTCTGTTGTAGGTGGAGTAATGAACTGGGTTGTGGTGTTGAGGTGGAATAGCGGAGAAGGTGGAAGGATTGACAGGCAATAAAATCAGGAAAACTCTCCTCTGAACTAAATCAAAAATGGGTTTCTGGCACTAATGGCTAAGGTAAACAGGTTCAAAAGGAACACCAAATTAGGAAAAGGACCAGGTTGGGAAAGCCGTGTATTCAAATTTTAGCTAATGAGAATTTCTCAACTTTGGACTCCTAACTATCAGAAGTGGATCATGATTGTTATGTAATTCAGCAATTACTTCCTGATTGAAGCTTGGTTTGTGCGCATACTTTTTATATTGAACTGATCGCTATAGGtatttgagtttttcaaaaattggaattcatattagtttttacagtttgccatttaaaatgattttaatcagATGGCATGGCACAATTATATTAGTATACTGAGAAAAATTGAGTtatcaataaacataaatttaagagTACAAAATATGCAAGTGGCACTATGACTTTCCAACAAACAAATGTGATTTATTGGACAGTTATTCATCTGTTATTAATCCTCCAGCACACCtccattaacaaaattattacatgtcAAGTTATTAATTGGTAGTGGACTGAGCTGTGACAATTGCTGATTGATTTCACCCATGGTCAGCTAGAATAAGAGGTTGGGGAAATGTTAGCAGCTCAacctcttcttcttctttgcAAAAAATATTCTGCCTTTGCGTCAATTAGGCAATGAGGATGTACAAGTATAATGAGGTATTAATAGACCCTATTTACCCGATAGTTTAATTGAAATTTCGATCAATCAAGATGTTACTGAACTGAAGATATTACTTGTAATTTGAGCTGAAAATGTTAAACCAGAATTTTTAGAATGATCTTTGAAGTagaattctattaatttttgtctgtacaatttaatgtttgaaaCCAATGGAAAATCCCATTCTTATAGGAACTCTAGGAAGAAATGTACTACATCGAACTTTCTGTTTACACCAATATTCACTACTACTCACCACTTAACCTCAGGTTTGGGGAAACCTTCAACTTTGAGCTCAAGCATGGCCGTGCCACCAACACTGGTCTGCTGCTTCTTGACTTCTGTGGTCAGCTTAGGCTTCTGTGGTTCCCTCATCAGCTGGTTCACGCTGCCTACAAAACAGAGTTCATTTAAACTTGTTATTGGTGAAATACTTCACTGTGGGTTAGATGAGAAAAGAAGAATCAAACCAACAggttttatatctttatactaTCTAAACTTGCAGTAATATCACATTTTAACAAGCCACCTGtacttctaaaattttttttattgcggAACAGGAAACATTAGGACTTTActtcaaagaatttttttattgacaggttatatttttagaatttaagagctaaaaaattaaaagttgctAAAATGctagaattaaaagtaaacaaacattttgacTAGCTACTATTGTTATACGGCTAGACATTCACATATGGTTGTGATGAGAGACAAAAATTGCCCAGAATTTTTAGctataacattctttataatatataaaaattggggTTCACTGAAAAAGACATTTCTTTTCCTGCGGTTAGCAGCTATTATGATGCTTTGAGATGTttggtatttttttcaatattgttttcaaaagcaCCTCAAATCAATATCTTTATTGCTATAACACATAAAGATACAAGAaaacactataaatatataattcctagcactaaaactagtaaaatattactCTCATTATATTAACATTGCTTGTTCAACCTGTGGGGGACTAATAATTCGCAGGTTTCATAGgataacagattttaatgaaaAGTCTTATTTTGTCGTTTAGATTACACCCTGAATACATCTAACATCAAATTATATCACTCAAAGCCCTCTACTGGTCAAAATACTGCTCCTGGCACTACTGTGCTTATTTAATTCAGCAACTCTACTGTGGGAGAATACACACTCGTGTTGAGtagttctaataaataaattcaaagagTATTTCTACATGATATATATAGTTGTAAGGCTCTCTGTAATgggataatatttataaaattagtaccCTACAGTTTTacatgaatgaaattttaatacattttgtttctattaaaatacCATTAGAACATAaacaaaatgacaattttttgtgtgtgtgtgtgtgttatggcACTCGGAACAAAGAAAATGTTCCTCCCAGCTtgtcttcaaaaatattaaaaaggagaaggaaaataatattacacttaaaGCAAGCTGTAAATTGTGAATTATAAGGAAATTGTACTGTCAACAGAACTGATAAAATAAGCATGAAAACCTTCAGAAGTGTCAGCACAAAAGCAGAGGACATTTACAGAATACAAGAGATGTTTTACTGCCAGTCGAGGAGGATCAAAGCACTTAGCCGGAAGAGAATTAAAGAACCTATAATATTAGCATTAAATTGGGAAAACACCTCAAGTGAGGCAGCAATGTTACAGTTACACAATGTAAGGTAAACcaacacaattaataaaaaacaatagcatacCATTGGTTTCTATATTGGCATTTCCATCCATCTCCAAAAAGATTGGGAACGCAAAGGACACTATGAAACTGAGGGTTGGTTCTTGCTGATGAATGGAGGTGCAAGTCACACGACTGCGTACTCTCACATTTTGATAATCACTTGCCTCACTCAGCAAGTACAGGCCAGCTGGCGACAGATCGCGCCTGTTGATGAAATCTTGGACGCTCAGGTGATGAAATCGACAATGAAGCCAAATATTCAGTGGGTGGACAGCGTTATTATTGTCATGAATGGGACCTTTCACGTGATTTATGCTAGTATGTGTTTAGACTGCATGTCATTCAATCACCTTGATTCGATGCAATAATGAAAGTAGCAGAAAACCCAAACAAAGATTCAGAGATGATTGATACAATTGTAGGTATAGATTTTTGGAGTTAATAAGTCcttttcaaaacatatttgatGCAAACAAGGAGAATGGGTATTAAGCTGCACACTGTTTAATTTGTGGCCAACAGTTATATTAAATTCTTTTCAGTTTTTGAATGCAAAACACACTATAGTGGATagataatatagaataaaaaattactttatataacaaaaattctaCTCCATttggatattataattttattgataaaacattaGTTTCATACGTTGAACGTTCcgaatttaataaaactaattgaatgaatgtgttaTCTCATAAGTAAGGTGGTTTAACAATAATGCATATgtgttgttatttgttatttataatacataatatactgtaaatgcctacaaagaaattgttacaatatataaatacagtattgACATGTGAAATTAGTatagtattaaaaagaataaattgcaCGATGAGTTTGAACTAGTAGAAAGGGGTTTTGGATTACATTTTTTTGGCACTAAAAGGCAGCCTAACCACATTATTCTGAAGCCTCTTTGGATATGTATGTCAGATTTGGAAGCATTGTTTTCCTCGACCCAAGTGATTGCAGTGGCAAAAGCATTCAGagctttattgttttttatgtgtgGAAACAGCTGCAGGACTTGCTTCCTACTCTGGTTAATGCTATGCAATAAATCTGCTGTGCTCTTGTTGTCTGTCATGTTCTTCATCTCCATCTAATCAGGTATCTACATCAGGTCTTATTGGTGCGGTATCATTGCTTGGTCTGAGAATTTAATCTGTCATCATATAAGATAGCTTTATACTGTATAATGTAAACTGACAATGAACAGTTGTAGCAGCATATGACACAAATATAACAGTTGATCCGCAGTCACCAGAGTGCCAGATGTGTCGGACTATAGAGACTGTATTGTACATATTACGATTTTGTTTTGTTGCAAAAGCTATTTCAATTTGGCCTTTCATTCCTGAACATGCAAAGCACTTTTCATCAAGATATTCACATGGTCTAACTATTTCCAGATACCTGAAATGTCAACAAAGAGAAAGGCAGAACGATGCTATCTTGCATGGTGAACAACATGAACTGTAATGGTGAGCAGTGATTCACCTACCTTGCACTGTGAGCTCAGCACTACATGATATCTTGCCAGAAGTTGTGGAAGCCACACAAGTGTACAAGCCTGCATCTTCAGGTGTTACATGCTGAAACACTAGAGCCAGAGAGTCCTCATCATCCTGCAAaacacaaacaatatattttgtttatctgtGATTTtgcttaaataacaaaaaatgaaaatccCCTGAAATTAGAATGGGAACTATGCTATTCTTTCTTAAAAtgtgtttgaattatatttgAATTCGTATTCTCCCTTTACTGGATCAATTCCTAGATGATACATACTGGAAAAATTGGTAACAATtgacagaattaataaaatatctttttagatacctactttaaaaaaaaatgcctcAACCCATTGTGGGTGATGAAACACCAGCTGCCAGAGTTGTTTACAGCGGTAGGCAGTCGGCCGCTCCGCTGCGGCGCGTACACAGTTTATTTGCGGTAATTTTAAATGcactattttaacacattatgtatttttatttaatgctataaacatttatttatttggataagtactgaaataaaataaatctagaaTAAGATTCAGCTTATTCGTTAAAGGCTTTGCACAGCACGGGATTGTACACTAATATTCTTGGACAAAATCGAACTAATTCATCGTCAAACATTGTTGTTACCATATTCTCTGTAACTGCAACTTTCTAATAACAATGTGTCAAGTTCTGGAGAAAACAGATTACTATCATTCATATTATCGTTCATTTTAGAATTGACTAATATTGACCCATGAGTCTTTTGTGGTCTTAGACCAAATTCTACAGTACAGTATTTCTAAGTACTGTACAGAGCCTATAGAGTAGTGGTAACATACTCGCTCAGCTAGTAAGAGATAGTTTCAAGTCCCGGTggagaaagtattttttgtgaatcaATCTTTTGCTGTAATGTAACCTCATTATGCAGTTACATGCCCAACTTATACTCTTGTGTTTTTTAGAACTCTACTTTGGATGTGATATTATATATTGCGTAGTAGAGAAGCGTGTTATGTTACATTTGTGTCCTGCTTCCAATGtatgaaaacaatgtaatttgTGTTAGTAAGTacagtgatattaaattttatacttttattttaatgtaaaaaactgcttatgtaaaaatatatattacaaataaattgttatttaaaaatatacaacaaaactatcaaagtataaaattacatatttcagtTAACCTAGAAATTTCTACAACTGTGGTAGTTTAGCTCATAAAAACCTCAGGCTTTACAAaagaattttgttttacaaagatttaattaaagttattaatcaataatacaataagagtcaatttaaataaaataacatttgtcatatcataaattaaattatatagtcAACACAAACATATAGGTACAGTTAGCATGTACATACTGTTTTGgtattgttgaaataaatttgtttagcaatatatatctttaaaaattaaagaatattataaaccTGTTTTACAGGCTAATCAAATATacttcaattattataataagatcaaaagtaaattttagactAACT from Homalodisca vitripennis isolate AUS2020 chromosome 2, UT_GWSS_2.1, whole genome shotgun sequence encodes the following:
- the LOC124354603 gene encoding obscurin-like isoform X1, translating into MDSYSSFNSRSSTKRVEEFRSVSSSTSQEVYMETSSTRSQMSSGMSSSRSITVVEESASVDGRTVASSREVIGGGTRHSAIQSSSAGGVTIEEIGSKQGINVTSERRSSSGKPVFTKTIEGMCVKRVSDQDTETSGGNAVFECELEDRAKVIWLKDNKPLEDKLADRIRAVTKDDTKHRLEIKGCHESDTASYTARAEANGAVASCTAHLLVEELLKQEKNEGRKEPYFTISLHDTELLENTYLRFLIKVRGDPKPDVKFYKNDRLITVANERVEIIKTNADKGFYELIIPDVQQEDAGNYKCIASNIHGEVECDSNVTVTDDKKLFEGLEEADLLKPGEQPNFTWLRDGKPFDPEDRFKVLFKDDEDSLALVFQHVTPEDAGLYTCVASTTSGKISCSAELTVQGSVNQLMREPQKPKLTTEVKKQQTSVGGTAMLELKVEGFPKPEVKWTHDGKEIEAGGRFKFLHDEEESMSLVIKNVQSEDAGDYKIQAVNDLGEDTDVVHLTVKAPPKFKTKMTDVSCMASAEIKLRVEVEGCPQPDVTWYKDGKVIQKNSERVKTYNEVTGTYELVIDKATLDDTGSYSVVATNELSQTSEFCKVEVHSPPEFVKTMTKHLEVSENDTVTFQVKARGDPAPTVKWFKDGKELKHDGGHIQISEDGETKTLVVHKINRKDTGKYSCEISNIYGSNKDEGEMFVRCCPQFRTKLTDQKANEGDTNVEFTVNIEAFPKPNVKWFHNEVEITEKKTEFTRIEEGDNYKLIIKEVTTELSGKYTCKVSNELGKEETSSKFTVYCKFA
- the LOC124354603 gene encoding obscurin-like isoform X2; this encodes MDSYSSFNSRSSTKRVEVSSSTSQEVYMETSSTRSQMSSGMSSSRSITVVEESASVDGRTVASSREVIGGGTRHSAIQSSSAGGVTIEEIGSKQGINVTSERRSSSGKPVFTKTIEGMCVKRVSDQDTETSGGNAVFECELEDRAKVIWLKDNKPLEDKLADRIRAVTKDDTKHRLEIKGCHESDTASYTARAEANGAVASCTAHLLVEELLKQEKNEGRKEPYFTISLHDTELLENTYLRFLIKVRGDPKPDVKFYKNDRLITVANERVEIIKTNADKGFYELIIPDVQQEDAGNYKCIASNIHGEVECDSNVTVTDDKKLFEGLEEADLLKPGEQPNFTWLRDGKPFDPEDRFKVLFKDDEDSLALVFQHVTPEDAGLYTCVASTTSGKISCSAELTVQGSVNQLMREPQKPKLTTEVKKQQTSVGGTAMLELKVEGFPKPEVKWTHDGKEIEAGGRFKFLHDEEESMSLVIKNVQSEDAGDYKIQAVNDLGEDTDVVHLTVKAPPKFKTKMTDVSCMASAEIKLRVEVEGCPQPDVTWYKDGKVIQKNSERVKTYNEVTGTYELVIDKATLDDTGSYSVVATNELSQTSEFCKVEVHSPPEFVKTMTKHLEVSENDTVTFQVKARGDPAPTVKWFKDGKELKHDGGHIQISEDGETKTLVVHKINRKDTGKYSCEISNIYGSNKDEGEMFVRCCPQFRTKLTDQKANEGDTNVEFTVNIEAFPKPNVKWFHNEVEITEKKTEFTRIEEGDNYKLIIKEVTTELSGKYTCKVSNELGKEETSSKFTVYCKFA
- the LOC124354603 gene encoding obscurin-like isoform X3; its protein translation is MDSYSSFNSRSSTKRVEEFRSVSSSTSQEVYMETSSTRSQMSSGMSSSRSITVVEESASVDGRTVASSREVIGGGTRHSAIQSSSAGGVTIEEIGSKQGINVTSERRSSSGKPVFTKTIEGMCVKPGGNAVFECELEDRAKVIWLKDNKPLEDKLADRIRAVTKDDTKHRLEIKGCHESDTASYTARAEANGAVASCTAHLLVEELLKQEKNEGRKEPYFTISLHDTELLENTYLRFLIKVRGDPKPDVKFYKNDRLITVANERVEIIKTNADKGFYELIIPDVQQEDAGNYKCIASNIHGEVECDSNVTVTDDKKLFEGLEEADLLKPGEQPNFTWLRDGKPFDPEDRFKVLFKDDEDSLALVFQHVTPEDAGLYTCVASTTSGKISCSAELTVQGSVNQLMREPQKPKLTTEVKKQQTSVGGTAMLELKVEGFPKPEVKWTHDGKEIEAGGRFKFLHDEEESMSLVIKNVQSEDAGDYKIQAVNDLGEDTDVVHLTVKAPPKFKTKMTDVSCMASAEIKLRVEVEGCPQPDVTWYKDGKVIQKNSERVKTYNEVTGTYELVIDKATLDDTGSYSVVATNELSQTSEFCKVEVHSPPEFVKTMTKHLEVSENDTVTFQVKARGDPAPTVKWFKDGKELKHDGGHIQISEDGETKTLVVHKINRKDTGKYSCEISNIYGSNKDEGEMFVRCCPQFRTKLTDQKANEGDTNVEFTVNIEAFPKPNVKWFHNEVEITEKKTEFTRIEEGDNYKLIIKEVTTELSGKYTCKVSNELGKEETSSKFTVYCKFA